Part of the Apostichopus japonicus isolate 1M-3 chromosome 18, ASM3797524v1, whole genome shotgun sequence genome, CTTTTCCTGCActcctttctttttcatttgggggtcttcctttgttttttttttgtgccaaCAGCTATTTATAACTTCCAGTATGATAAATGCTTCACATCCTGATACTGAAATCCAGCGGGGCAGTTTAAACTTAAAAGCTGTACTGACATGGAAAAAGCCATAACCTTAAACTCATGATACTACACTCCTTGATTACGGTGACCATATTTTTCCCAATCATTCCGGGGACATGATgttgatgcccccccccccctttgagttctatgtttacaacaacaaaagtgTATAGCACTTCAATCAGTCAAAACGTTCTCTTAACTCTCTTAGCACTTTACAAAGAGAAAAAATTACTGAACGAAACAGACTTAATTGGCTACCTGAAATTAAAACGATTTAACTTTACACCGAAACTTTGCGTCTCTAGGTCTCTAGTGTTTTGTGTGTTTCAAAGATGATGTTAAAACGCTCAAGTTTCACACTTTTCATCCTGCTTCCTTATGTTTTTTGCCCTTAGTATACATAACTAAGTATGTTCAAAAGATGTTTTCAATGTGAAAAACATCCGATGATAAAATTATTCATTGACTAAGATGCTTTCATCTATGAGCCATGAATGTAATTGAAAACAATCAATTTGCTTACATTGCTGGCAACTGTTTCTACCAACAGGTAAATTGAAATTAGCCAGGGCAGTCGAGGATATTCCAGGGACAATATATAAAATCCGGGGACATGTCCCGGGGAAACTTTTAATTCGCGACGGTACATGTCCCCGGAAATCAGGGTCGTTGGTCACCTTATCTTTGATACTATGTTGAATtgggaaacaaaacaaattgagaaGGGTTTTGGGTAATTaccttaccgaaatcccagatctgggccagatataagaatCCGGATCTGAGCCAATCTGGATTAtcaatctgggccagatctgctccagatctggaatttatatctggccatgCAGAAtattgggcagatataacttgatatgaaatgaagttttatatggcccatataaaattttatctggtaaaaaTGTATTGCATCCATATAGCTGGGCCAGATAAATCTTTATCTGGATTGACtgtttatccagttatatctagctttatatggccatataaatatttatctgTATACCTGGAATAAATGTATATCAGCGGGTTATGCCGATCAAATACTGGGAAATAAGTAGCCAAAACTGGACTAGCATTGACAGAGTAACTTTCCAGCTTGAGCTTTCCAGCTTGTAGTACTACATTGACTGTATAAGACTCAAGGTTTAGATTATATTATGTAAGTTGTAGTTAATCTCCCGGAAAATGAACACATAATAAATCATCAATTTCTGAATATCACTTGTCTTAGCTGGAAAACTACTGCAGTCTGTAGAGTTCCGCTTTTCTCAGAACTGAATTGTGAGTGCAGGAGCAACATACTAATGTTTCTTTCCACTGCATGGTTGGTTGTTTCGTGTTTTTGAAGTTCTCAAACGAAGCAAAAATGTTGTAACTTCTTCCTAACCTGAAAAAGCAGTTTCCAATAGATTTTATGAATCTTGACGTTCAATCACAAAGCAAACCGTATCTATATCTGGTTATTACTGTGCTGTTAGTGACCCTTATGGCAAGCCAAACGCCTGATTTCTTGGAAATTTGACTCATCATAGATCTTATTACGTCATCGCATGACCTTCAGAATTAACAAACCAGAGACTGTACGAACTGTACTGCTGGTACTACGTCAACATTGAACCGAAGATTTGTTAGTTGCAACGTACGAATGATACCATATCAGTACACACTTATAACTGAAAATGGAGAACCAGAACGGTAATTTCCTTTTACAAGTTTTATTAACAATTTAAGTTTTTGTATTTGTCTTGTACGCATTGGATAAGCGTTAATTGTGAGTTTTTAACCTGTTTTCTCAATGACATAAACGTTACTACGTTAGAGTAACTAGAGTCGGCCTACAGTATTAGTAACGTaaggctagtactagtagtagtagtaatagacCTAGCCTAGTACTAAATACCTTAACTGAACATTGCTATGTTAGTGTTATGATGCACCACTAATATGTGACTAACACAAGTAGACTACTGAATAATACGTTCATAGTTATCAGTGAAGTTGTTTGATGTATCTGTGCCCAAACAGGATCAATCATGAGTGACTTGGGTATCAATTCTCTTTCAAATGGACTGATGATaggttactactactactacattTGATAACACTGTTGATAACATTTGTTATcatttgatgttgatgttgataaCATTTGATAACACTGTTGATAACGTGACACACCTCCGGGCGTCACAATACACAGTCActatgtaaggggactggggttgaggcCTAGAAATCTCTCATCATGTGCTAGTCCTTGGTCTAGAACTAGGCTACCAAGTTTACTATGCAGAAGATTTTCAAAGAACACACATGACATAAAGGgacaaattaatttaataaaaacaacatttcatgaattacaattaattgtaattcatgaaatgttgtttttattaaattaatttcctAGATCAATTAAACACAATGCCATTCACCTGCTGGTTCTGTGTTCGTTAGCAAATGGTAGTAGGAAGCAGTGTGAGATGACTGTTATTAACCAAAGTATAGCAGCTCAGCCAAATCTGACAAAATCACCAATGATATCTTTTAAATAGTTTTGATTTAAGAAGATATGATGAATTCGTTAAGCAGATTTGACCGGTATACCTGGTCACCAAACAGGTTAACTAACTTATGATACTGTATTGTGAAGCTCATCACATATCCTTTTGAAagcaaatttctgaaaacataCAAATAATCCATTGTTTTTCTAAATTTTGTTTCTAAGAAACAAATACTACATAAAACCTCATGGACCAAAACTGCATAATATGACATTTAGACAGTTGTGAAAGATAAATGTACTCtaactttaaaggcattgaagactcgccccaaaccgcgtttggccatctgaaaaagttaactttccattgcttgcaagtgagttttgttcgtgtcgctacaaaatgcagacagtacagtaatgaaacgtgataccttgttatctttagctggacctgagatgtccattgctgtattgtttgtacactgtgctgtgggtattgaccgcagctgtatgtactgactagtatacactagtgtctaattaccgatggtagcaagctgtgtgtatgtattttctgcGATTgatggtagtgtctaacacttctattacacctcattccaaactaagtcagattaccggcattagacgtttctctttgggcgagtcttcacacctcATATACCTTTGTTTAGTATGTAACCCTAAATTTACACAACAGTACCTCTATCTATTTAACATCTGTGTGCATGCCTCATAAAGATCCTGTAGCTTTGTTGGATGTTATTTGAACAAATGAatgttttttcccctccttttttccCCTAGCCAATGAAGCAAAGGTTCATTTGATTGATAACCAAGAACCCTATCAGGATGAACCTCCACAGTACGATACTGAGGTAAATAGAAAAAAGTTGTCTAATATTTTCAATCCATTCTTGCTATGTAATTATAGAATTTATTCCAGCCTTATTTCCATGGTTTTATGACACTCAGGCCACCAAAAGCAAATTTGATGTTACACCCCTCATGTTTGATATCATTCCTTGCCCTATATCACACCCTCCCCTTACCAATAACGAgttgttgacatattttgtgaATGTTGATAATTTCACCAATTTATTACGACCCAAGTAAGTCATACAGTGAATTGAGGTCTATATCTAATAGCAAGTTGTAAACTAATATGACCCTTAATTTAGGAACAGTTTCCATAATTTGAGTTGTACAAAATTTGTAAAGAATGGGTGGACATAAGTGCAACATAAATTAAGTCTTTGGTAAAACAGAATGGTTATGTGGAATAGATATGTTGTAGTGTGTACCTTGCACAGTACTTTATTGTTCTTGCCAAGTGACAAATTTGAGTCCAAAATTAAACTTTTGATACATGGTTCAGAACTTCAGACTACTAAGTAAAGACCATTTAGCACAAAGTTCCTTCATTCTAGGTTAGATCCTTAGTTTTGAGAAAATGACACATTAAACGATCGGTGGCCTATCGGTTCAATTGATTGGACCAGGGGTTGTATAGTTAGTTTCTCAGAAACTAAGACACTTCATCAATAGAAATACAATAGGCTTGTATAGCCATTAGTATGTAGACAAAGAATTACATAGTCATCAAGGCCAAAACGGTGTGAAACAAATTTCTCCCCGTAATCTTGccattttcacttttttttctttccataggGGTCCTTTCCTGCTCAACAGGTGATGATCCGACAACCACCATTGACAGATCCGCCAAGGGATTATTTCGCTGAGGCCATCTTGGTGACAATTTGCTGTTTCTGGCCGACTGGCATCGTTGCTATCATCAAAGCATCGGAAGTAAGTTAAAAGAGTAACATGATGATATAATATCGATTGGCTCATAGATGAATGGGTCACCAGAAGTCTGTCGTTGGCATACTTGTGATTATCAAAGACATTGGACTTAACCAGACAAGGCTCTAAAATATGACTATGTGTACTATATTTTGAGCTATTACCTATTAGGCCTGAGTCTTGTACCTCGGATACCCCGGTACCCGACCCAACGTTTGGGTACCCGATTCGAAAACGCACAAATGGGTACCTGTTTTCTGAGGGAAAAGTCATGTAACTGCTACGCGAGTGCTTTCATGATTTCAATAATTCAGTAGGTCGGCATGATTTGATTTATCAAGACACGCGACTACGGAAGattaatttcatgaaataactttcttgtagTGTAGATGGTTGATTTAATTACTAACTATATCAAGTTTTAGCCATTCTCAGTGATTCTTTTTCATGTGTGGATAATATCACTCAAcactgaaaaggaaaatattataTCGGTGAAAACTACTCAAATTGAAACCTTCATTCCATCCCAAAAGTGAACAGTACGTAAAATACATAGCATataccttccaaacaatttTGCCG contains:
- the LOC139959119 gene encoding proline-rich transmembrane protein 1-like, with the protein product MENQNANEAKVHLIDNQEPYQDEPPQYDTEGSFPAQQVMIRQPPLTDPPRDYFAEAILVTICCFWPTGIVAIIKASEVQQAAARGDRDMAERSSVSARKFVCLTLGIGVACLVLVLLLCVLYAVFLINLLSEE